The Carassius auratus strain Wakin chromosome 40, ASM336829v1, whole genome shotgun sequence genome has a segment encoding these proteins:
- the LOC113058488 gene encoding clustered mitochondria protein homolog isoform X2 yields the protein MNGVAGHDQAEEADSKQDGSADAEDANEQEVIVIQDTGFTVKIQAPGTEPFDLQVSPQEMVQEIHQVLMDREDTCHRTCFSLQLDGNVLDNFAELKSIEGLQEASLLKVVEEPYTVREARIHVRHIRDLLKSLDPSDAYNGVDCNSLSFLSVFTDGDLGDTGKRKKKGTELEQIDCTPPEHILPGSKERPLVPLQPQNKDWKPMQCLKVLTMSGWNPPPGNRKMHGDLMYLYVVTVEDRHVSITASTRGFYLNQSTTYTFNPKPASPSFLSHSLVELLSQISAAFKKNFTALQKKRVQRHPFERIATPFQVYSWTAPQIDHAMDCVRAEDAYTSRLGYEEHIPGQTRDWNEELQTTRELSRKNLPERLLRERAVFKVHSDFAGAATRGAMAVIDGNVMAINPGEETRMQMFIWNNIFFSLGFDVRDHYRELGGDAAAHVAPTNDLNGVRAYSAVDVEGLYTLGTVVVDYRGYRVTAQSIIPGILEREQEQSVIYGSIDFGKTVVSHPKYLELLEKTSRPLKVQRHSVLNEKDTAVELCSSVECKGIIGNDGRHYILDLLRTFPPDLNFLPVEGEELAPESQKLGFPRQHRHRLACLRQELIEAFVEHRYLLFMKTAALQLMQQKANKDKTAALHDTSPADAESESKPQALEASEQVPDVMPTSPTSSESTLTPDDLEATTMSEKYLPENQEAPVDLKSEVPTTNTNGTHEPSAAERQNGGCDSPLEGTEADENIPGLAQAKELAESLAAEDGSGIDPKSREVVLNACKAVGSISNTSFDIRFNPDIFSPGVRFPDDIQKQKQLLKDAAAFLVSCQIPSFVKDCLDHSSLPMDGATMTEALHQRGINVRYLGNVLEFVDNMPAKAQLEHIYRIGIGELITRCAKHIFKTYLQGVELSALSAAVSHFLNCLLSSFPEAVAHLAADELVSRRKSRKRRNRVPGGGDNTAWASLTPSELWKNITSEAQSYYHFSLQCESVDQAVEKYGLQKITLLREISIKTGVQILIKEYNFDSRHKPAFTEEDILNIFPIVKHVNPKASDAFHFFQSGQAKVQQGFLKEGCELINEALNLFNNVYGAMHVEICACLRLLARLNYIMGDHPEALSNQQKAVLMSERVLGIEHPNTIQEYMHLALYCFANGQLSTALKLLYRARYLLLVVCGEDHPEMALLDSNIGLVLHGVMEFDLSLRFLENALAINSKYHGPRSLKVALSHHLVARVYESKAEFRSALQHEKEGYTIYKNQVGEAHEKTKESSEYLKYLTQQAVALQRTMNEIYKNGSNASIMPLKFTAPSMTSVLEQLNIINGIIFIPLSQKDLENLKAEVQRRQLMQNSGKMEEQQAAQLELDDKLPVDD from the exons ATGAATGGGGTAGCAGGTCACGATCAGGCTGAGGAGGCCGACTCCAAGCAGGACGGCAGTGCCGACGCAGAGGATGCTAACGAACAGGAAGTGATTGTAATTCAAGACACTGGCTTCACTGTGAAGATCCAAGCACCAGGAACTGAACCCTTTGACCTTCAG GTGTCACCACAAGAGATGGTGCAAGAGATCCACCAAGTTCTGATGGACCGTGAGGACACCTGCCACCGCACCTGCTTCTCCTTGCAGCTCGACGGGAATGTGCTCGATAACTTTGCCGAGCTCAAGTCCATTGAAGGCCTGCAGGAAGCCTCCCTTCTCAAAGTGGTCGAAG AGCCCTACACAGTACGTGAAGCTCGCATTCACGTCCGTCACATCAGAGACCTTCTGAAGAGCCTGGATCCATCAGACGCTTATAATGGAGTGGACTGCAACTCCCTCTCGTTCCTCAGTGTCTTCACAGATGGAGACCTTGGAG ATACTGGAAAACGCAAAAAGAAAGGCACTGAACTTGAGCAGATTGATTGCACACCGCCTGAACACATTCTGCCAGGCAGTAAAGAGCGTCCTTTAGTTCCACTTCAGCCACAGAACAAAGACTGGAAG CCAATGCAGTGCCTGAAGGTCTTGACCATGAGTGGCTGGAACCCACCGCCTGGCAACAGGAAGATGCACGGAGACCTCATGTATCTGTACGTTGTGACTGTTGAGGACCGACACGTCAGCATCACTGCCTCCACCCGTGGATTCTACCTCAATCA GTCAACTACTTATACCTTCAACCCCAAGCCAGCCAGCCCCAGCTTCCTCAGCCACTCTCTAGTAGAGCTACTGAGCCAGATTAGTGCTGCCTTCAAGAAGAACTTCACCGCTCTGCAGAAGAAGAG GGTTCAAAGACATCCATTTGAGAGAATAGCCACTCCCTTCCAAGTGTACAGCTGGACTGCACCACAGATCGATCATGCCATGGACTGTGTGAGAGCAGAGGATGCCTACACCTCCCGTCTGGGTTACGAAGAGCATATACCTGGCCAA ACTAGAGACTGGAACGAGGAGCTCCAGACAACCAGAGAACTGTCTCGTAAGAACCTCCCTGAGCGCCTGCTGCGAGAAAGAGCCGTATTCAAG GTTCATAGTGACTTTGCTGGTGCGGCGACGCGTGGCGCAATGGCGGTGATCGATGGCAATGTAATGGCGATCAACCCTGGAGAAGAGACGCGCATGCAGATGTTCATCTGGAACAACATTTTCTTCAGCTTGGGTTTTGATGTACGTGACCACTACAGGGAGCTGGGCGGAGACGCTGCTGCCCACGTTGCCCCCACCAACGACCTGAATGGGGTGAGGGCATACAGTGCCGTGGACGTGGAGGGGCTCTACACCCTGGGCACGGTGGTGGTGGACTACAGAGGTTACCGTGTAACAGCACAGTCCATCATTCCTGGCATCTTGGAGCGGGAACAGGAGCAGAGCGTCATCTATGGCTCCATTGACTTCGGGAAGACCGTAGTCTCCCACCCCAAGTATCTGGAGCTTCTGGAGAAGACCAGCCGCCCGCTGAAGGTGCAGCGCCACTCTGTGCTCAATGAGAAAGATACCGCTGTAGAGCTTTGCTCCTCTGTGGAGTGCAAGGGTATCATTGGCAACGATGGCCGCCATTACATCCTGGACCTATTGCGCACCTTCCCGCCTGACCTCAATTTCCTGCCGGTGGAGGGCGAAGAGCTCGCCCCCGAGAGCCAGAAGCTGGGTTTCCCCCGCCAGCATCGCCATCGCCTGGCCTGCTTGCGTCAGGAGCTTATTGAGGCCTTTGTAGAGCACAG ATATCTCCTCTTCATGAAGACGGCAGCACTCCAGCTAATGCAGCAGAAAGCCAACAAAGACAAGACCGCAGCCTTGCATGACACGAGTCCTGCAGATGCGGAGTCTGAAAGCAAACCTCAGGCTCTTGAAGCATCTGAGCAGGTTCCTGACGTCATGCCAACCTCTCCAACATCCTCTGAATCCACTCTGACCCCTGATGACTTGGAGGCAACCACTATGTCTGAAAAGTATCTTCCTGAAAACCAGGAAGCCCCAGTAGATCTGAAATCTGAGGTTCCTACGACAAACACCAATGGTACTCATGAGCCTTCAGCTGCAGAGAGGCAGAATGGAGGGTGTGATAGTCCCTTGGAGGGTACGGAAGCTGATGAAAATATTCCTGGACTTGCCCAGGCTAAAGAGCTGGCTGAGTCCTTAGCAGCAGAAGATGGATCTGGTATTG ACCCCAAAAGTCGAGAGGTGGTCCTCAATGCCTGTAAAGCTGTGGGCTCCATCAGCAATACCTCGTTCGACATCCGCTTCAACCCAGATATCTTCTCTCCAg GTGTACGCTTCCCTGATGACATCCAGAAACAGAAGCAGCTTCTCAAAGATGCTGCAGCCTTCCTAGTGTCCTGCCAGATCCCCTCTTTT gtAAAAGACTGTTTAGATCACAGCTCTTTGCCTATGGATGGAGCAACGATGACAGAAGCCCTTCATCAGCGTGGCATTAATGTGCGTTATCTTGGAAATGTGCTGGAGTTTGTGGACAACATGCCTGCAAAAGCACAACTTGAACATATCTAT AGAATTGGGATCGGCGAGCTGATCACCAGATGtgcaaaacatattttcaaaacatATCTTCAG GGTGTGGAGCTCTCTGCTTTATCCGCTGCCGTGAGCCACTTCCTGAACTGCCTCTTGAGCTCTTTCCCCGAGGCCGTGGCTCACCTCGCTGCGGATGAGCTGGTGTCCCGCAGAAAGAGCCGTAAGAGACGTAACCGGGTCCCTGGTGGAGGGGACAACACAGCATGGGCCAGTCTGACACCTAGTGAGCTGTGGAAGAACATTACCTCTGAGGCACAGAGCTACTATCACTTCAGTCTACAATG TGAAAGTGTGGACCAGGCAGTGGAGAAGTACGGCTTGCAGAAGATCACCCTGTTGAGGGAGATATCAATCAAGACGGGCGTTCAG ATCTTGATAAAGGAGTACAACTTCGACAGCCGCCATAAGCCGGCCTTCACCGAGGAGGACATCCTGAACATCTTCCCCATCGTTAAACACGTCAACCCCAAAGCCTCTGATGCCTTCCATTTCTTCCAGAGTGGGCAGGCCAAGGTTCAGCAAG GCTTCCTAAAGGAGGGCTGTGAGCTCATCAACGAGGCCTTGAACCTCTTCAACAATGTGTATGGAGCCATGCATGTGGAGATCTGTGCCTGTCTGCGCCTTCTGGCCCGACTCAACTACATCATGGGTGATCATCCTGAG GCTCTGAGCAATCAGCAGAAGGCTGTCCTGATGAGTGAGAGAGTGCTGGGTATTGAACACCCCAACACTATTCAAGAATAT ATGCACTTAGCTCTGTACTGCTTTGCTAATGGCCAGCTGTCCACTGCCCTGAAACTGCTGTACCGCGCTCGCTACCTCCTGCTCGTGGTGTGTGGGGAGGACCATCCAGAAATGGCTCTGCTCGAT AGCAATATTGGCCTGGTGCTTCATGGTGTGATGGAGTTTGACCTGTCTCTGCGGTTCCTGGAAAACGCCCTGGCCATCAACTCCAAATACCATGGGCCACGATCCCTGAAAGTAGCTCTCAG TCATCACCTGGTGGCCAGAGTATATGAGAGCAAGGCTGAGTTCCGCTCTGCCCTGCAGCATGAGAAGGAGGGTTACACCATCTACAAGAACCAG GTTGGTGAAGCTCATGAGAAGACGAAGGAGAGCTCCGAGTATCTGAAGTACCTCACGCAGCAGGCTGTGGCTCTACAGAGAACCATGAATGAGATCTACAAGAACGGATCCAACGCTAGCATAATGCCTCTCAAG TTTACAGCACCAAGCATGACCAGTGTTCTGGAACAGCTTAATATCATCAATGGCATCATCTTTATTCCCCTCAG CCAAAAGGACCTGGAGAATCTAAAGGCTGAGGTGCAGAGACGGCAGCTGATGCAGAATTCTGGGAAAATGGAGGAACAGCAGGCTGCTCAGTTAGAGCTGGATGACAAGCTGCCTGTGGATGATTAA
- the LOC113058488 gene encoding clustered mitochondria protein homolog isoform X1, producing MVSKTDDIPASVPNCNPVDLPREVEIANSKDTSKTASKDPCACGHRGDTAVMNGVAGHDQAEEADSKQDGSADAEDANEQEVIVIQDTGFTVKIQAPGTEPFDLQVSPQEMVQEIHQVLMDREDTCHRTCFSLQLDGNVLDNFAELKSIEGLQEASLLKVVEEPYTVREARIHVRHIRDLLKSLDPSDAYNGVDCNSLSFLSVFTDGDLGDTGKRKKKGTELEQIDCTPPEHILPGSKERPLVPLQPQNKDWKPMQCLKVLTMSGWNPPPGNRKMHGDLMYLYVVTVEDRHVSITASTRGFYLNQSTTYTFNPKPASPSFLSHSLVELLSQISAAFKKNFTALQKKRVQRHPFERIATPFQVYSWTAPQIDHAMDCVRAEDAYTSRLGYEEHIPGQTRDWNEELQTTRELSRKNLPERLLRERAVFKVHSDFAGAATRGAMAVIDGNVMAINPGEETRMQMFIWNNIFFSLGFDVRDHYRELGGDAAAHVAPTNDLNGVRAYSAVDVEGLYTLGTVVVDYRGYRVTAQSIIPGILEREQEQSVIYGSIDFGKTVVSHPKYLELLEKTSRPLKVQRHSVLNEKDTAVELCSSVECKGIIGNDGRHYILDLLRTFPPDLNFLPVEGEELAPESQKLGFPRQHRHRLACLRQELIEAFVEHRYLLFMKTAALQLMQQKANKDKTAALHDTSPADAESESKPQALEASEQVPDVMPTSPTSSESTLTPDDLEATTMSEKYLPENQEAPVDLKSEVPTTNTNGTHEPSAAERQNGGCDSPLEGTEADENIPGLAQAKELAESLAAEDGSGIDPKSREVVLNACKAVGSISNTSFDIRFNPDIFSPGVRFPDDIQKQKQLLKDAAAFLVSCQIPSFVKDCLDHSSLPMDGATMTEALHQRGINVRYLGNVLEFVDNMPAKAQLEHIYRIGIGELITRCAKHIFKTYLQGVELSALSAAVSHFLNCLLSSFPEAVAHLAADELVSRRKSRKRRNRVPGGGDNTAWASLTPSELWKNITSEAQSYYHFSLQCESVDQAVEKYGLQKITLLREISIKTGVQILIKEYNFDSRHKPAFTEEDILNIFPIVKHVNPKASDAFHFFQSGQAKVQQGFLKEGCELINEALNLFNNVYGAMHVEICACLRLLARLNYIMGDHPEALSNQQKAVLMSERVLGIEHPNTIQEYMHLALYCFANGQLSTALKLLYRARYLLLVVCGEDHPEMALLDSNIGLVLHGVMEFDLSLRFLENALAINSKYHGPRSLKVALSHHLVARVYESKAEFRSALQHEKEGYTIYKNQVGEAHEKTKESSEYLKYLTQQAVALQRTMNEIYKNGSNASIMPLKFTAPSMTSVLEQLNIINGIIFIPLSQKDLENLKAEVQRRQLMQNSGKMEEQQAAQLELDDKLPVDD from the exons GGCACCGTGGTGACACTGCAGTGATGAATGGGGTAGCAGGTCACGATCAGGCTGAGGAGGCCGACTCCAAGCAGGACGGCAGTGCCGACGCAGAGGATGCTAACGAACAGGAAGTGATTGTAATTCAAGACACTGGCTTCACTGTGAAGATCCAAGCACCAGGAACTGAACCCTTTGACCTTCAG GTGTCACCACAAGAGATGGTGCAAGAGATCCACCAAGTTCTGATGGACCGTGAGGACACCTGCCACCGCACCTGCTTCTCCTTGCAGCTCGACGGGAATGTGCTCGATAACTTTGCCGAGCTCAAGTCCATTGAAGGCCTGCAGGAAGCCTCCCTTCTCAAAGTGGTCGAAG AGCCCTACACAGTACGTGAAGCTCGCATTCACGTCCGTCACATCAGAGACCTTCTGAAGAGCCTGGATCCATCAGACGCTTATAATGGAGTGGACTGCAACTCCCTCTCGTTCCTCAGTGTCTTCACAGATGGAGACCTTGGAG ATACTGGAAAACGCAAAAAGAAAGGCACTGAACTTGAGCAGATTGATTGCACACCGCCTGAACACATTCTGCCAGGCAGTAAAGAGCGTCCTTTAGTTCCACTTCAGCCACAGAACAAAGACTGGAAG CCAATGCAGTGCCTGAAGGTCTTGACCATGAGTGGCTGGAACCCACCGCCTGGCAACAGGAAGATGCACGGAGACCTCATGTATCTGTACGTTGTGACTGTTGAGGACCGACACGTCAGCATCACTGCCTCCACCCGTGGATTCTACCTCAATCA GTCAACTACTTATACCTTCAACCCCAAGCCAGCCAGCCCCAGCTTCCTCAGCCACTCTCTAGTAGAGCTACTGAGCCAGATTAGTGCTGCCTTCAAGAAGAACTTCACCGCTCTGCAGAAGAAGAG GGTTCAAAGACATCCATTTGAGAGAATAGCCACTCCCTTCCAAGTGTACAGCTGGACTGCACCACAGATCGATCATGCCATGGACTGTGTGAGAGCAGAGGATGCCTACACCTCCCGTCTGGGTTACGAAGAGCATATACCTGGCCAA ACTAGAGACTGGAACGAGGAGCTCCAGACAACCAGAGAACTGTCTCGTAAGAACCTCCCTGAGCGCCTGCTGCGAGAAAGAGCCGTATTCAAG GTTCATAGTGACTTTGCTGGTGCGGCGACGCGTGGCGCAATGGCGGTGATCGATGGCAATGTAATGGCGATCAACCCTGGAGAAGAGACGCGCATGCAGATGTTCATCTGGAACAACATTTTCTTCAGCTTGGGTTTTGATGTACGTGACCACTACAGGGAGCTGGGCGGAGACGCTGCTGCCCACGTTGCCCCCACCAACGACCTGAATGGGGTGAGGGCATACAGTGCCGTGGACGTGGAGGGGCTCTACACCCTGGGCACGGTGGTGGTGGACTACAGAGGTTACCGTGTAACAGCACAGTCCATCATTCCTGGCATCTTGGAGCGGGAACAGGAGCAGAGCGTCATCTATGGCTCCATTGACTTCGGGAAGACCGTAGTCTCCCACCCCAAGTATCTGGAGCTTCTGGAGAAGACCAGCCGCCCGCTGAAGGTGCAGCGCCACTCTGTGCTCAATGAGAAAGATACCGCTGTAGAGCTTTGCTCCTCTGTGGAGTGCAAGGGTATCATTGGCAACGATGGCCGCCATTACATCCTGGACCTATTGCGCACCTTCCCGCCTGACCTCAATTTCCTGCCGGTGGAGGGCGAAGAGCTCGCCCCCGAGAGCCAGAAGCTGGGTTTCCCCCGCCAGCATCGCCATCGCCTGGCCTGCTTGCGTCAGGAGCTTATTGAGGCCTTTGTAGAGCACAG ATATCTCCTCTTCATGAAGACGGCAGCACTCCAGCTAATGCAGCAGAAAGCCAACAAAGACAAGACCGCAGCCTTGCATGACACGAGTCCTGCAGATGCGGAGTCTGAAAGCAAACCTCAGGCTCTTGAAGCATCTGAGCAGGTTCCTGACGTCATGCCAACCTCTCCAACATCCTCTGAATCCACTCTGACCCCTGATGACTTGGAGGCAACCACTATGTCTGAAAAGTATCTTCCTGAAAACCAGGAAGCCCCAGTAGATCTGAAATCTGAGGTTCCTACGACAAACACCAATGGTACTCATGAGCCTTCAGCTGCAGAGAGGCAGAATGGAGGGTGTGATAGTCCCTTGGAGGGTACGGAAGCTGATGAAAATATTCCTGGACTTGCCCAGGCTAAAGAGCTGGCTGAGTCCTTAGCAGCAGAAGATGGATCTGGTATTG ACCCCAAAAGTCGAGAGGTGGTCCTCAATGCCTGTAAAGCTGTGGGCTCCATCAGCAATACCTCGTTCGACATCCGCTTCAACCCAGATATCTTCTCTCCAg GTGTACGCTTCCCTGATGACATCCAGAAACAGAAGCAGCTTCTCAAAGATGCTGCAGCCTTCCTAGTGTCCTGCCAGATCCCCTCTTTT gtAAAAGACTGTTTAGATCACAGCTCTTTGCCTATGGATGGAGCAACGATGACAGAAGCCCTTCATCAGCGTGGCATTAATGTGCGTTATCTTGGAAATGTGCTGGAGTTTGTGGACAACATGCCTGCAAAAGCACAACTTGAACATATCTAT AGAATTGGGATCGGCGAGCTGATCACCAGATGtgcaaaacatattttcaaaacatATCTTCAG GGTGTGGAGCTCTCTGCTTTATCCGCTGCCGTGAGCCACTTCCTGAACTGCCTCTTGAGCTCTTTCCCCGAGGCCGTGGCTCACCTCGCTGCGGATGAGCTGGTGTCCCGCAGAAAGAGCCGTAAGAGACGTAACCGGGTCCCTGGTGGAGGGGACAACACAGCATGGGCCAGTCTGACACCTAGTGAGCTGTGGAAGAACATTACCTCTGAGGCACAGAGCTACTATCACTTCAGTCTACAATG TGAAAGTGTGGACCAGGCAGTGGAGAAGTACGGCTTGCAGAAGATCACCCTGTTGAGGGAGATATCAATCAAGACGGGCGTTCAG ATCTTGATAAAGGAGTACAACTTCGACAGCCGCCATAAGCCGGCCTTCACCGAGGAGGACATCCTGAACATCTTCCCCATCGTTAAACACGTCAACCCCAAAGCCTCTGATGCCTTCCATTTCTTCCAGAGTGGGCAGGCCAAGGTTCAGCAAG GCTTCCTAAAGGAGGGCTGTGAGCTCATCAACGAGGCCTTGAACCTCTTCAACAATGTGTATGGAGCCATGCATGTGGAGATCTGTGCCTGTCTGCGCCTTCTGGCCCGACTCAACTACATCATGGGTGATCATCCTGAG GCTCTGAGCAATCAGCAGAAGGCTGTCCTGATGAGTGAGAGAGTGCTGGGTATTGAACACCCCAACACTATTCAAGAATAT ATGCACTTAGCTCTGTACTGCTTTGCTAATGGCCAGCTGTCCACTGCCCTGAAACTGCTGTACCGCGCTCGCTACCTCCTGCTCGTGGTGTGTGGGGAGGACCATCCAGAAATGGCTCTGCTCGAT AGCAATATTGGCCTGGTGCTTCATGGTGTGATGGAGTTTGACCTGTCTCTGCGGTTCCTGGAAAACGCCCTGGCCATCAACTCCAAATACCATGGGCCACGATCCCTGAAAGTAGCTCTCAG TCATCACCTGGTGGCCAGAGTATATGAGAGCAAGGCTGAGTTCCGCTCTGCCCTGCAGCATGAGAAGGAGGGTTACACCATCTACAAGAACCAG GTTGGTGAAGCTCATGAGAAGACGAAGGAGAGCTCCGAGTATCTGAAGTACCTCACGCAGCAGGCTGTGGCTCTACAGAGAACCATGAATGAGATCTACAAGAACGGATCCAACGCTAGCATAATGCCTCTCAAG TTTACAGCACCAAGCATGACCAGTGTTCTGGAACAGCTTAATATCATCAATGGCATCATCTTTATTCCCCTCAG CCAAAAGGACCTGGAGAATCTAAAGGCTGAGGTGCAGAGACGGCAGCTGATGCAGAATTCTGGGAAAATGGAGGAACAGCAGGCTGCTCAGTTAGAGCTGGATGACAAGCTGCCTGTGGATGATTAA